The following coding sequences are from one Gimesia chilikensis window:
- a CDS encoding DUF1571 domain-containing protein, with protein sequence MMRMLKHRSKQQLPNMVASAILSAAIGVLYFSYDPSPADADPNDMAVVAARPVPVPVIAYKPTELSESNQDIKQDGQAQTQQQPGTLTGRMALLMNQLLLEKGCRLLDSVSNYTTTFSKQEYIGGALSENQVINLKCRHKPFSVYMKWVVGDKGQELLYVDGENDQKMLVKMGGLKGRLMPTLKLDPHGSLALQESRYPITKAGIRALAEEIIGFRKKDLAENLNTECVMLSNQKFDGKDCYCFIAHFANAKESPTYRKSVIYIDQESCLPVFVRGFGWPREEMASASPEELDEQTLIESYSFTDINLKSELATADFSESNSDYRFRR encoded by the coding sequence ATGATGCGCATGCTTAAACACAGGTCCAAACAACAACTCCCGAACATGGTGGCTTCCGCCATTCTGTCTGCTGCGATTGGTGTGTTGTATTTTAGTTACGATCCATCTCCGGCTGACGCCGATCCCAACGATATGGCAGTGGTCGCTGCTCGACCGGTTCCAGTTCCGGTGATTGCTTACAAACCAACGGAACTTTCAGAGTCCAATCAGGATATCAAACAGGATGGTCAGGCTCAGACTCAGCAGCAGCCCGGTACTTTAACCGGACGGATGGCTCTGCTGATGAATCAGTTGCTGCTGGAAAAAGGCTGCCGTCTGCTGGATTCCGTCTCTAATTACACAACCACCTTCTCCAAACAGGAATACATTGGTGGTGCCCTCTCCGAGAACCAGGTTATTAACCTGAAATGTCGCCACAAGCCCTTCAGCGTTTATATGAAGTGGGTTGTAGGAGATAAAGGTCAGGAACTGCTTTACGTTGATGGTGAAAATGATCAGAAAATGCTGGTCAAGATGGGCGGTCTGAAAGGTCGCCTGATGCCGACGCTGAAGCTGGATCCCCACGGATCACTGGCTCTGCAGGAATCACGTTACCCCATTACCAAGGCCGGTATTCGAGCATTGGCGGAAGAAATTATTGGTTTTCGTAAGAAAGACCTCGCCGAGAATCTGAATACCGAATGTGTGATGCTCAGTAATCAGAAATTCGATGGTAAAGACTGCTACTGCTTCATCGCTCACTTTGCGAATGCAAAAGAATCACCGACCTATCGGAAATCAGTGATTTATATTGATCAGGAATCCTGTCTGCCGGTGTTCGTACGCGGCTTTGGCTGGCCACGGGAAGAAATGGCTTCTGCCTCTCCCGAAGAACTGGATGAACAGACTCTGATTGAATCCTATTCATTCACTGATATCAATCTGAAATCAGAGCTGGCAACAGCTGATTTCAGCGAATCCAACTCTGATTATCGTTTCCGCCGCTAA
- the hemQ gene encoding hydrogen peroxide-dependent heme synthase: protein MNRPPHTSAPLPDPTANMTEGWHCLHLYYRVDQGILNQIDQSTRDSGRRELAAILDPDQENAPVRIQTSVVTGHKADLQVLIMDPDPIKIDGIKHAIRSCGVGPALIPTYSFVSLTEISEYVPTLEQYADKLKQEGTDPDSPAFQAKLKAYEGRLPAMNQQRVYPEFPDFPVCTFYPMNKSRVPGANWYMEPFSSRYHMMAEHGLSGMKFAGRVVQVITASTGFDDWEWGVTLWGRAPEPIKEIVYTMRFDKASAKYAEFGPFYLSYIMPPEEAIAHLKL, encoded by the coding sequence GTGAATCGTCCTCCCCATACATCTGCTCCACTTCCTGATCCGACAGCAAACATGACGGAAGGCTGGCACTGCCTGCATCTGTATTACCGTGTCGATCAGGGAATCCTAAACCAGATTGATCAGTCCACTCGCGACAGCGGTCGTCGGGAACTGGCAGCCATCCTGGACCCCGATCAGGAAAACGCTCCTGTACGGATTCAAACGTCTGTCGTTACCGGCCATAAAGCCGATCTGCAGGTATTGATCATGGATCCGGATCCGATCAAGATCGATGGCATTAAACATGCCATTCGATCCTGTGGGGTGGGTCCCGCGCTCATTCCCACCTATTCTTTTGTGTCGCTCACGGAGATCTCCGAATACGTTCCCACACTGGAACAGTATGCGGACAAACTCAAGCAGGAGGGAACTGATCCTGACAGCCCGGCATTCCAGGCGAAGCTCAAGGCTTACGAAGGACGTCTGCCAGCGATGAATCAACAGCGGGTGTACCCCGAATTTCCTGACTTCCCCGTCTGCACTTTCTACCCGATGAATAAATCACGGGTTCCCGGTGCGAACTGGTACATGGAGCCCTTCAGCAGCCGTTATCACATGATGGCAGAACACGGTCTGAGCGGCATGAAGTTCGCGGGGCGGGTCGTTCAGGTGATTACAGCATCAACCGGCTTTGACGACTGGGAATGGGGTGTCACGCTGTGGGGCAGGGCACCAGAACCGATTAAAGAAATCGTATACACGATGCGGTTCGATAAAGCCTCTGCCAAGTACGCTGAGTTCGGGCCCTTCTATCTCAGCTATATCATGCCCCCGGAAGAAGCAATCGCCCATCTCAAGCTCTGA
- a CDS encoding alpha/beta hydrolase family protein, translating into MAHTSFRRTWLVLTLAGLFLQSTMTLAADKVQDRRKVLGPSQADQNLSDYFKLHAVRLADRSLADIKDLKTWEQKRKQYREQLFEMLGLSPLPPKTDLKPEITGKIESDGFIVENITFQSRPGLYVTGNLYRPLKQEGKVPAILYVCGHGGVKKNGISYGNKVHYQHHGEWFARNGYVCLTIDTLQLGEIEGLHHGTYREGMWWWLSRGYTPAGVEAWNCIRALDYLQSRPEVDGEKLGVTGRSGGGAYSWWIAALDERIKAAVPVAGITNLKNYVIDGAVEGHCDCMFMVNTYQWDYAQVAALVAPRPLLISNTDKDSIFPLDGVVDVYNSTMKIYELYGVPEHLGLQITEGPHKDTQELRIHAFRWFNHYLKGDDSLIEMAATKFHSPEELRVFKKLPADQKNAKIQESFVATAKPEIPQDSAEWHQMTEKWKNLLLKKTFRAWPEKVNPNVKVETSHRDGLTLKTISFESQKHVPLKLFIVLPDHSKTVSEVTLNVLNQAEWDQFQAALAPLFSTKEDAQQSPEKASSLYKEMQQRVQQEQTALVYFTPRGVGLDQWNQDPRKQVQIRRRFYLLGQSLEGMQIWDIRQAIQQLKAQPEFKKANLSLKASGEAAALSLYASLFEQGIGQLELSGMPASHQQGPALLNILRFLDLPQALSMAASRTPVKLNQVDPEDWKYATEVGKQMGWQEKQLQIEK; encoded by the coding sequence ATGGCTCACACATCCTTCCGACGAACTTGGCTCGTTTTGACCCTGGCCGGACTCTTCCTGCAATCCACCATGACGCTGGCAGCAGACAAAGTACAGGACCGCCGCAAAGTGCTCGGTCCCTCCCAGGCAGATCAAAACCTGAGCGATTACTTCAAGCTTCATGCAGTGCGTCTCGCTGATCGCAGTCTGGCTGACATTAAAGACCTCAAGACCTGGGAACAGAAGCGAAAGCAATATCGAGAGCAGCTGTTCGAAATGCTGGGACTTTCGCCGCTTCCCCCCAAAACAGATCTGAAACCAGAAATCACAGGTAAGATCGAGAGCGACGGATTCATCGTTGAAAACATCACGTTTCAGTCGCGTCCTGGGTTGTACGTTACCGGCAATCTCTATCGACCTCTCAAACAGGAAGGTAAGGTTCCCGCGATTCTGTATGTATGTGGGCACGGGGGCGTCAAAAAGAATGGCATCAGCTACGGCAATAAAGTGCATTACCAGCACCACGGCGAATGGTTTGCTCGCAACGGCTATGTCTGCCTGACAATCGACACTCTACAACTGGGGGAAATCGAAGGTCTGCACCATGGTACCTACAGGGAAGGCATGTGGTGGTGGCTCTCCCGGGGATACACGCCCGCTGGAGTAGAAGCCTGGAACTGTATTCGCGCACTGGACTATCTGCAATCACGTCCCGAAGTTGATGGAGAGAAGCTCGGGGTCACCGGACGTTCTGGCGGGGGCGCTTACAGCTGGTGGATCGCAGCTCTGGACGAGCGCATCAAAGCAGCTGTTCCAGTGGCAGGTATTACGAATCTAAAGAATTATGTCATTGACGGGGCAGTCGAAGGACACTGCGACTGCATGTTCATGGTCAATACTTACCAGTGGGACTACGCCCAGGTCGCCGCCCTGGTGGCTCCCCGGCCCCTGTTGATTTCCAACACCGACAAAGACAGTATCTTCCCCCTGGATGGCGTGGTCGACGTCTATAACTCTACCATGAAGATTTATGAACTGTACGGTGTCCCGGAGCATCTGGGACTGCAGATCACAGAAGGCCCCCATAAGGATACCCAGGAACTGCGAATTCATGCGTTTCGCTGGTTCAACCATTATCTGAAAGGGGATGACTCCTTGATTGAGATGGCTGCCACGAAGTTTCACAGCCCTGAAGAATTACGTGTCTTCAAGAAACTGCCCGCAGATCAGAAAAATGCGAAAATCCAGGAATCGTTCGTCGCTACAGCCAAACCAGAAATTCCACAGGACTCGGCAGAATGGCATCAGATGACGGAAAAATGGAAAAACCTGTTGCTCAAAAAAACCTTCCGCGCCTGGCCTGAAAAGGTTAATCCGAACGTCAAGGTGGAAACCAGTCATCGTGATGGGCTTACTCTGAAAACAATTTCGTTTGAGAGTCAGAAACATGTCCCCCTGAAACTGTTTATCGTTCTGCCGGACCATTCGAAAACCGTCTCTGAAGTGACTCTGAATGTCTTAAATCAGGCAGAGTGGGATCAATTTCAGGCTGCACTGGCTCCCCTCTTTTCTACAAAAGAGGACGCACAGCAGTCACCCGAGAAAGCTTCTTCACTTTATAAAGAGATGCAGCAGCGTGTGCAGCAGGAACAGACGGCCCTGGTTTACTTCACTCCACGAGGCGTGGGACTGGATCAGTGGAATCAGGATCCACGTAAACAGGTTCAGATCCGCCGCCGTTTCTATCTGCTGGGGCAGTCACTCGAAGGGATGCAGATCTGGGATATCCGCCAGGCGATTCAGCAACTGAAGGCACAGCCGGAATTCAAAAAGGCAAATCTGTCACTAAAGGCCAGCGGAGAAGCCGCCGCCCTAAGTCTGTATGCGTCACTGTTCGAACAAGGAATCGGTCAGCTGGAACTGTCCGGTATGCCGGCATCGCACCAGCAGGGGCCTGCGCTCCTGAACATTCTGCGATTCCTGGACCTGCCACAGGCTCTGAGCATGGCCGCCAGTCGCACTCCGGTCAAACTCAACCAGGTTGATCCAGAGGACTGGAAATATGCAACCGAGGTCGGCAAACAGATGGGCTGGCAGGAAAAACAGCTGCAAATCGAAAAATAA